A part of Kineococcus rhizosphaerae genomic DNA contains:
- a CDS encoding DNA recombination protein RmuC codes for MDVVALLVGLLAGLAAGVVAGILLARWVHRARTDPEAQAVRTERDLLRARVAELEDRVGAGHELTATVTPVAASLQRVEAQVAALERDRVEQFARLSEQLRTVAEGTDALRDQTATLAGALRASSSRGSWGEVQLRRVVEHAGMLDRVDFSEQSTLTTRSGRTVRPDLVVNLPGGKHVVVDAKAPLAAFLRAGEAADDGERRRELAAHARAVRGHVDALAAKEYPSAVEDSPDVVVCFVPGEAFLAAACEADPALLEHAMSRRVVLATPTTLLALLRTVALTWQQDAVAGGARELFEVGRELYERLGTLGGHTAALGRTLHRAVEDYNRFVGTLERRVLVSARRIRDLDLADEDLPAPRPLEDTVRPLTAPELLEEPVAALRRE; via the coding sequence GCTCGCGCGGTGGGTGCACCGCGCCCGCACCGACCCCGAGGCGCAGGCCGTGCGCACCGAGCGGGACCTGCTGCGCGCCCGGGTCGCCGAGCTGGAGGACCGCGTCGGCGCAGGCCACGAGCTGACGGCGACCGTCACCCCCGTCGCGGCGAGCCTGCAGCGCGTCGAGGCCCAGGTCGCGGCCCTCGAGCGCGACCGCGTCGAGCAGTTCGCGCGGCTGAGCGAGCAGCTGCGCACCGTCGCCGAGGGCACCGACGCCCTGCGCGACCAGACCGCCACCCTCGCCGGGGCGCTGCGGGCCTCCTCCTCGCGGGGGTCGTGGGGCGAGGTGCAGCTGCGCCGCGTCGTCGAGCACGCCGGGATGCTCGACCGCGTCGACTTCTCCGAGCAGTCCACGCTGACCACCCGCTCGGGGCGGACCGTGCGCCCGGACCTGGTGGTCAACCTGCCCGGCGGCAAGCACGTCGTCGTCGACGCCAAGGCCCCGCTGGCCGCCTTCCTGCGCGCGGGCGAGGCCGCCGACGACGGCGAGCGCCGCCGCGAGCTGGCCGCCCACGCGCGGGCCGTGCGCGGGCACGTCGACGCCCTGGCCGCCAAGGAGTACCCCAGCGCCGTCGAGGACTCCCCCGACGTCGTCGTCTGCTTCGTGCCGGGCGAGGCGTTCCTGGCCGCGGCGTGCGAGGCCGACCCGGCCCTGCTCGAGCACGCCATGTCCCGGCGCGTGGTGCTGGCGACCCCGACGACCCTGCTGGCCCTGCTGCGCACCGTCGCGCTCACCTGGCAGCAGGACGCGGTGGCGGGCGGTGCGCGGGAGCTGTTCGAGGTCGGCCGCGAGCTGTACGAGCGGCTCGGCACCCTCGGCGGGCACACCGCAGCCCTGGGCCGGACGCTGCACCGCGCGGTCGAGGACTACAACCGCTTCGTCGGCACCCTGGAACGGCGGGTGCTCGTCTCGGCCCGCCGCATCCGCGACCTGGACCTCGCGGACGAGGACCTGCCCGCCCCGCGGCCGCTGGAGGACACCGTGCGGCCGCTGACGGCGCCGGAGCTGCTGGAGGAGCCGGTCGCCGCGCTCAGACGGGAGTGA
- a CDS encoding 4-hydroxy-3-methylbut-2-enyl diphosphate reductase, with translation MSTPAQRAAWDGGKRVLLAAPRGYCAGVDRAVIAVEKALDLYGAPVYVRKEIVHNKHVVKTLQARGAVFVDETDAVPEGEHLVFSAHGVSPAVRAAAEARSLQTIDATCPLVTKVHKEAVRFAKQDAEILLIGHTGHEEVEGTAGEAPEHITIVDNPDVADRIEVKDPDNLVWLSQTTLSVDETMETVRRLRQRFPNLQDPPSEDICYATSNRQVAIKKIAPEADLVIVVGSANSSNSVRLAEVALDAGARAAHRVDNAGEIDDAWFAGVTTVGLTSGASVPEVLVDEVLAHLRERGYGAVEEVTTAMEDLQFALPTDLRRDLKAANVTGGRRTLPVTPV, from the coding sequence CTGAGCACCCCCGCGCAGCGCGCGGCCTGGGACGGCGGCAAGCGGGTCCTGCTCGCGGCGCCGCGCGGGTACTGCGCCGGCGTGGACCGCGCCGTCATCGCCGTGGAGAAGGCCCTCGACCTGTACGGGGCGCCCGTCTACGTCCGCAAGGAGATCGTCCACAACAAGCACGTCGTCAAGACGCTGCAGGCGCGCGGGGCGGTCTTCGTCGACGAGACCGACGCCGTCCCCGAGGGCGAGCACCTGGTGTTCTCGGCGCACGGCGTCAGCCCCGCCGTCCGCGCGGCCGCCGAGGCGCGCTCGCTGCAGACGATCGACGCGACGTGCCCGCTGGTGACCAAGGTGCACAAGGAGGCCGTCCGCTTCGCCAAGCAGGACGCCGAGATCCTGCTCATCGGCCACACCGGCCACGAGGAGGTCGAGGGCACCGCGGGTGAGGCCCCCGAGCACATCACGATCGTCGACAACCCCGACGTGGCCGACCGCATCGAGGTCAAGGACCCCGACAACCTCGTCTGGCTCTCGCAGACCACGCTGAGCGTCGACGAGACGATGGAGACCGTCCGCCGGCTGCGGCAGCGCTTCCCGAACCTGCAGGACCCGCCCAGCGAGGACATCTGCTACGCCACGTCGAACCGTCAGGTGGCGATCAAGAAGATCGCCCCCGAGGCCGACCTCGTCATCGTCGTGGGCTCGGCGAACTCCTCCAACTCCGTGCGGCTGGCCGAGGTCGCCCTCGACGCCGGCGCGAGGGCCGCGCACCGCGTCGACAACGCCGGGGAGATCGACGACGCGTGGTTCGCCGGCGTCACGACCGTCGGGCTGACCTCCGGCGCCTCGGTGCCCGAGGTGCTCGTCGACGAGGTCCTGGCCCACCTGCGCGAGCGCGGCTACGGCGCGGTCGAGGAGGTCACGACGGCGATGGAGGACCTGCAGTTCGCGCTGCCCACGGACCTGCGCCGCGACCTGAAGGCCGCCAACGTCACCGGGGGCCGCCGGACGCTGCCCGTCACTCCCGTCTGA
- the xseA gene encoding exodeoxyribonuclease VII large subunit produces MPADPTAPPPARRPTTAGETTAENPWPVRLLAAKMDAYIAKMPWTWVEGQVVQVNDRPGASVVFVTLRDADTDMSLPVTIARRVLSRLREALPDGLGHGTRVVVHAKPEFFAKRGSLSLAADDVRPVGVGELLARLEHLKRVLRSEGLFDASRKKELPFLPHTVGLVCGRASAAERDVVENARLRWPAVRFEVREVAVQGPNAVTEVVQALAELDADPHVEVVVLARGGGNVEDLLPFSNEALVRAVARARTPVVSAIGHEVDSPLVDLVADVRASTPTDAARLVVPDVAEELAGVAQLRARARRGVAARVEREEHALAALRSRPVLAAPHVLVETRAAEVDALRERARRSVQHRLERAGVEVEHLRTSVRALSPRSTLLRGYAVVQRPDGGLVRVPGDAPDGTRLRIRLPDGEVAATAG; encoded by the coding sequence GTGCCCGCCGACCCGACCGCCCCACCCCCCGCGCGCCGCCCGACCACCGCCGGGGAGACGACGGCCGAGAACCCGTGGCCCGTGCGCCTGCTCGCGGCCAAGATGGACGCCTACATCGCCAAGATGCCCTGGACGTGGGTCGAGGGCCAGGTCGTGCAGGTCAACGACCGGCCCGGCGCCTCCGTCGTCTTCGTGACGCTGCGCGACGCCGACACCGACATGTCGCTGCCCGTCACGATCGCGCGCCGCGTCCTGTCCCGGCTGCGCGAGGCGCTGCCCGACGGCCTGGGCCACGGGACCCGCGTCGTCGTGCACGCCAAGCCGGAGTTCTTCGCCAAGCGCGGGTCGCTGAGCCTGGCCGCCGACGACGTGCGGCCCGTCGGCGTCGGCGAGCTGCTGGCCCGCCTCGAGCACCTCAAGCGCGTGCTGCGCAGCGAGGGGCTGTTCGACGCCTCGCGCAAGAAGGAGCTGCCGTTCCTGCCGCACACCGTGGGGCTGGTCTGCGGGCGGGCCTCGGCCGCCGAGCGCGACGTCGTCGAGAACGCGCGCCTGCGCTGGCCCGCGGTGCGCTTCGAGGTCCGCGAGGTCGCCGTCCAGGGGCCGAACGCCGTCACCGAGGTGGTGCAGGCCCTGGCCGAGCTGGACGCCGACCCGCACGTGGAGGTCGTCGTCCTGGCCCGCGGCGGCGGCAACGTCGAGGACCTGCTGCCCTTCAGCAACGAGGCGCTCGTGCGGGCCGTGGCCAGGGCCCGCACCCCGGTCGTGTCCGCCATCGGGCACGAGGTCGACTCCCCGCTGGTGGACCTCGTCGCCGACGTCCGCGCCTCTACGCCCACCGACGCCGCCCGGCTCGTCGTGCCCGACGTCGCCGAGGAGCTGGCGGGGGTCGCGCAGCTGCGGGCCCGGGCCCGGCGGGGGGTCGCCGCGCGCGTCGAGCGCGAGGAGCACGCCCTGGCCGCCCTGCGCAGCCGTCCCGTCCTGGCCGCCCCGCACGTCCTGGTCGAGACCCGCGCGGCGGAGGTGGACGCGCTGCGCGAGCGCGCCCGCCGGTCGGTGCAGCACCGGCTGGAGCGGGCCGGGGTCGAGGTCGAGCACCTGCGCACCAGCGTGCGGGCGCTGTCGCCCCGCTCGACGCTGCTGCGCGGGTACGCCGTGGTCCAGCGGCCCGACGGCGGCCTGGTCCGCGTCCCCGGGGACGCCCCCGACGGCACCCGGCTGCGCATCCGGCTTCCCGACGGCGAGGTCGCCGCCACCGCTGGGTAG
- a CDS encoding exodeoxyribonuclease VII small subunit → MPPEPSTEPTAEPLAPSDLSYEQARDELADVVRRLETGGTGLEEALALWERGEALADRCQQWLDGARARLDAAREGGPGAG, encoded by the coding sequence GTGCCCCCCGAACCCAGCACGGAGCCCACCGCGGAACCGCTCGCGCCGTCCGACCTCAGCTACGAGCAGGCCCGCGACGAGCTCGCCGACGTCGTGCGCCGGCTCGAGACGGGCGGGACGGGTCTGGAGGAGGCGCTGGCGCTGTGGGAGCGCGGCGAGGCCCTCGCCGACCGCTGCCAGCAGTGGCTCGACGGGGCCCGTGCGCGCCTCGACGCCGCCCGCGAGGGCGGGCCCGGGGCCGGTTAG
- a CDS encoding DUF4245 domain-containing protein: MSTPETTPSAEQIAAGEDPRGVPPAPRRGGNVQSMVLSMAVILAFVAVVVWLIPRPNAIEQPAVDVRNAAAGAVSQLPFNPVVPDVPQGWTATSANVNRSTDGVLTWHVGYRTDGGKYLALETAQGTTRTWLKAQTQSGDADGEQTIDGQAWQRYLQPDRERYSLTRTQDGQTLLVTGEGGYDLLAQLVTAAEQGWADAGTPWGVKEG, from the coding sequence GTGAGCACGCCCGAGACCACCCCGTCGGCCGAGCAGATCGCGGCGGGAGAAGACCCGCGAGGCGTTCCCCCGGCCCCCCGCCGGGGCGGCAACGTGCAGTCGATGGTCCTGTCGATGGCCGTGATCCTGGCCTTCGTCGCCGTCGTCGTCTGGCTGATCCCGCGCCCCAACGCCATCGAGCAGCCCGCGGTCGACGTGCGCAACGCCGCGGCCGGGGCCGTCTCGCAGCTGCCGTTCAACCCCGTCGTGCCCGACGTGCCGCAGGGCTGGACGGCGACGTCGGCCAACGTCAACCGCTCCACCGACGGCGTGCTCACCTGGCACGTCGGGTACCGCACCGACGGCGGGAAGTACCTGGCGCTGGAGACCGCGCAGGGCACCACGCGGACCTGGCTGAAGGCGCAGACCCAGAGCGGGGACGCCGACGGCGAGCAGACGATCGACGGGCAGGCGTGGCAGCGGTACCTGCAGCCGGACCGCGAGCGCTACTCCCTGACGCGCACCCAGGACGGCCAGACCCTGCTCGTGACCGGTGAGGGCGGCTACGACCTGCTGGCCCAGCTCGTCACGGCCGCCGAGCAGGGCTGGGCCGACGCCGGCACCCCGTGGGGCGTCAAGGAGGGCTAA
- the glpX gene encoding class II fructose-bisphosphatase, translating to MELVRVTEAAAMAGGRWVGRGDKNKADGAAVNAMRTLIGTVSMNGTVVIGEGEKDNAPMLYNGERVGDGSGAECDVAVDPIDGTTLTARGMPNAVSVLAVAERGTMYDPSAVFYMDKLAVGPEGADVVDIRLPIRENVRKLAKAKKRWVEDVTVCILDRPRHAQLAQEVRDAGARIKFISDGDVAGAVMAAREGTGVDLLLGVGGTPEGIITACAMHCLGGTIQGRLWPRDDDERQKALDAGHDLDAVLDTEALVASDNVYFVVTGITDGELVDGVRYRGDTITTSSIVMRSKSGTIRKVESEHRLSKLQAYSAVDFTGPR from the coding sequence ATGGAACTGGTCCGGGTCACCGAGGCCGCCGCGATGGCCGGCGGCCGCTGGGTCGGGCGCGGGGACAAGAACAAGGCCGACGGCGCGGCCGTGAACGCCATGCGCACCCTCATCGGCACGGTCTCGATGAACGGCACCGTCGTCATCGGCGAGGGCGAGAAGGACAACGCCCCGATGCTCTACAACGGCGAGCGCGTCGGCGACGGTTCCGGGGCCGAGTGCGACGTCGCGGTCGACCCCATCGACGGCACCACCCTGACCGCGCGCGGCATGCCGAACGCGGTCTCGGTCCTGGCCGTCGCCGAACGCGGCACCATGTACGACCCCAGCGCCGTCTTCTACATGGACAAGCTCGCCGTGGGTCCCGAGGGCGCCGACGTCGTCGACATCCGGCTGCCGATCCGGGAGAACGTCCGCAAGCTGGCCAAGGCCAAGAAGCGCTGGGTGGAGGACGTCACCGTCTGCATCCTGGACCGCCCGCGGCACGCGCAGCTGGCCCAGGAGGTCCGCGACGCCGGGGCCCGCATCAAGTTCATCTCCGACGGCGACGTCGCCGGGGCCGTGATGGCCGCGCGCGAGGGCACCGGCGTCGACCTGCTCCTGGGCGTCGGCGGCACCCCCGAGGGCATCATCACGGCCTGCGCCATGCACTGCCTGGGCGGCACCATCCAGGGCCGGTTGTGGCCCCGCGACGACGACGAGCGGCAGAAGGCCCTGGACGCCGGGCACGACCTGGACGCCGTCCTGGACACCGAGGCGCTCGTGGCCAGCGACAACGTCTACTTCGTCGTCACGGGCATCACCGACGGCGAGCTGGTGGACGGGGTCCGCTACCGCGGGGACACCATCACCACCTCCAGCATCGTGATGCGCAGCAAGTCCGGCACGATCCGCAAGGTGGAGAGCGAGCACCGGTTGTCCAAGCTGCAGGCCTACTCGGCCGTCGACTTCACCGGCCCCCGCTGA
- a CDS encoding carbohydrate kinase family protein, whose product MGTPSAGARTVVVGEALVDVVHRAGETDSVEHPGGSPLNVAYGLGRLEHDVALLTRLGDDAHGRLLRAHLDSGGVRLLPGAVDGDRTSTARAEIDAEGKATYEFDLVWRLPGTPLPDDVALVHTGSIGAAVSPGADSALALLRAVRGRATTSYDPNVRPAFFESPARALARVEEFVEAADVVKASDEDIAWLLPGEDVEDVARRWQSRGPALVVVTRGSRGAVAVSGPGTLHVPAPRVDVVDTVGAGDAFMSGLLHALAEHDLLGGGALPRLRRLDLGTFEDLVTTAIRSASITCSRAGANPPTRAELAAGLP is encoded by the coding sequence ATGGGCACCCCCTCGGCCGGCGCACGCACGGTCGTCGTCGGCGAGGCCCTCGTCGACGTCGTGCACCGCGCGGGCGAGACGGACAGCGTCGAGCACCCGGGCGGGTCGCCGTTGAACGTGGCGTACGGCCTGGGCCGCCTCGAGCACGACGTCGCGCTGCTGACCCGCCTCGGCGACGACGCCCACGGTCGGCTGCTGCGCGCGCACCTGGACTCCGGCGGGGTGCGGCTGCTGCCCGGCGCCGTCGACGGCGACCGGACGTCGACGGCGCGCGCGGAGATCGACGCCGAGGGCAAGGCCACCTACGAGTTCGACCTGGTCTGGCGGCTGCCGGGCACGCCGCTGCCGGACGACGTGGCGCTGGTGCACACCGGCTCGATCGGGGCGGCCGTCAGCCCCGGCGCGGACTCGGCCCTGGCCCTGCTGCGGGCGGTCCGCGGCCGGGCCACGACGAGCTACGACCCCAACGTGCGGCCGGCGTTCTTCGAGTCCCCCGCCCGGGCCCTGGCCCGGGTCGAGGAGTTCGTCGAGGCCGCCGACGTCGTGAAGGCCTCCGACGAGGACATCGCCTGGCTGCTGCCGGGCGAGGACGTCGAGGACGTCGCCCGGCGCTGGCAGTCGCGGGGCCCGGCCCTGGTCGTCGTGACCCGCGGCAGCCGGGGCGCGGTCGCCGTCTCCGGGCCGGGCACGCTGCACGTGCCCGCCCCGAGGGTGGACGTCGTCGACACCGTGGGGGCCGGCGACGCGTTCATGTCCGGCCTGCTGCACGCCCTCGCCGAGCACGACCTGCTCGGCGGCGGCGCGCTGCCCCGGCTGCGGCGCCTGGACCTGGGCACCTTCGAGGACCTCGTGACGACCGCGATCCGCTCGGCGTCCATCACCTGCTCCCGGGCGGGGGCGAACCCGCCCACGCGCGCCGAACTGGCGGCGGGGCTGCCCTGA
- a CDS encoding PrsW family glutamic-type intramembrane protease, giving the protein MDQTLTRTTTARRRAARFSWLAVLVAGVVAYVVVLRVMVRTQNLNFFPSLLLIGAITVPVTVLAFAETGGRARPGGPAVRGWLVATVAIAGGVVGTVTAGTLEYDTLRTLGTVPMLFVGVIEEFAKLIVPLVLFLVLRPKDPRGGVVVGVAAGTGFAVLETMGYGFQELLRARSIAAVDGELLLRGLLSPACHIAWTGMTVAVLWRIPTARHRVRAVWAFVATYAAAVALHATWDSSGSQLVHLVVAVVGLVVLFVFVHRAHRREAARGTSAAPAPDPR; this is encoded by the coding sequence GTGGACCAGACCCTGACACGCACCACCACCGCCCGCCGGCGGGCGGCCCGGTTCTCCTGGCTGGCCGTCCTGGTGGCGGGGGTGGTCGCCTACGTCGTGGTGCTGCGCGTCATGGTGCGCACCCAGAACCTCAACTTCTTCCCCTCGCTGCTGCTCATCGGCGCGATCACCGTGCCGGTGACCGTCCTGGCGTTCGCCGAGACCGGCGGCCGGGCGCGGCCGGGGGGCCCGGCGGTGCGCGGCTGGCTGGTCGCCACGGTCGCCATCGCCGGCGGTGTCGTGGGCACGGTGACCGCGGGGACGCTGGAGTACGACACCCTGCGCACGCTCGGGACCGTCCCGATGCTGTTCGTGGGGGTCATCGAGGAGTTCGCCAAGCTCATCGTCCCGCTGGTCCTCTTCCTCGTGCTGCGGCCGAAGGACCCGCGCGGCGGGGTCGTCGTGGGCGTCGCGGCCGGCACGGGGTTCGCGGTGCTGGAGACCATGGGGTACGGCTTCCAGGAACTGCTGCGCGCCCGGAGCATCGCCGCGGTCGACGGCGAGCTGCTGCTGCGGGGCCTGCTGTCCCCGGCGTGCCACATCGCCTGGACGGGCATGACGGTGGCGGTGCTGTGGCGCATCCCGACGGCCCGGCACCGGGTCCGGGCGGTGTGGGCCTTCGTGGCGACCTACGCCGCCGCCGTCGCCCTGCACGCGACGTGGGACTCCTCGGGCAGCCAGCTCGTCCACCTCGTCGTGGCCGTCGTGGGGCTCGTCGTCCTGTTCGTCTTCGTGCACCGCGCCCACCGCCGCGAGGCGGCCCGGGGGACGTCAGCGGCGCCGGCGCCGGACCCCCGGTAG
- a CDS encoding GNAT family N-acetyltransferase, with protein MTDLALPPHRTADLELVQDPAQGLSVTVRRHLDSAPVPEWRVLAARAGQSPFTGPDWLRAVHTHLGAGEPLLVSVRRDGRLLAFGAFALLGGPRPLLTFLGAGGSDYAAVLADPDTGVSVARLVAAVLDGAVREAPGAVLDLEQVPAGGEQVELLTQWALHRGYAVRTLPQATVQVVPLPATVAEHDAALGRHARHEERRQWRRLAELGELVVADDLLDGLAELRAQDPEAAADRLEELVTELAEVDDAHPHAARRRRPWRGASGRTLTEVLWSAPAGTVQLSGLRVDGELVAYAFCLAGPRALHGYVQSYRSRYAATGPGTLLLLRLLRRAIVSGFTELDLLRGDEAYKKRLEPVARRTVRLVLTPTGQDLLPGLVDRFGVLRRTYRDEIRRHERLDRSYDALAGALDRLRGEVSRRRAALPGLPGLPGLPGVRRRRR; from the coding sequence GTGACGGACCTCGCGCTGCCCCCGCACCGCACGGCCGACCTCGAACTCGTCCAGGACCCGGCCCAGGGGCTGTCCGTCACCGTCCGCCGCCACCTCGACAGCGCCCCCGTCCCGGAGTGGCGCGTGCTCGCCGCCCGCGCGGGCCAGTCGCCCTTCACCGGTCCCGACTGGCTGCGCGCCGTGCACACCCACCTCGGGGCGGGGGAGCCGCTGCTCGTCAGCGTCCGCCGCGACGGGCGCCTGCTGGCCTTCGGGGCCTTCGCGCTGCTGGGGGGTCCGCGGCCGCTGCTGACCTTCCTCGGGGCCGGCGGCAGCGACTACGCCGCCGTCCTGGCCGACCCGGACACCGGCGTCTCCGTGGCGCGGCTGGTCGCGGCGGTCCTGGACGGCGCCGTGCGCGAGGCCCCCGGGGCGGTGCTCGACCTCGAGCAGGTCCCCGCCGGCGGCGAGCAGGTCGAGCTGCTGACGCAGTGGGCCCTCCACCGCGGCTACGCCGTCCGCACCCTGCCGCAGGCGACCGTCCAGGTCGTCCCGCTGCCGGCCACCGTCGCCGAGCACGACGCGGCCCTGGGCCGGCACGCGCGCCACGAGGAACGGCGCCAGTGGCGCCGGCTGGCCGAGCTCGGCGAGCTCGTCGTGGCCGACGACCTGCTGGACGGCCTGGCCGAGCTGCGGGCGCAGGACCCCGAGGCCGCCGCCGACCGGCTCGAGGAGCTCGTCACCGAGCTGGCCGAGGTCGACGACGCCCACCCCCACGCCGCCCGCCGGCGCCGGCCCTGGCGCGGGGCCTCCGGCCGCACCCTGACCGAGGTGCTGTGGTCGGCCCCGGCCGGCACGGTGCAGCTGTCGGGGCTGCGGGTCGACGGCGAGCTCGTCGCCTACGCGTTCTGCCTGGCCGGCCCGCGCGCGCTGCACGGGTACGTGCAGTCCTACCGGTCCCGCTACGCCGCGACCGGTCCGGGGACGCTGCTGCTGCTGCGCCTGCTCCGGCGCGCGATCGTGTCGGGGTTCACCGAGCTCGACCTGCTGCGCGGGGACGAGGCCTACAAGAAGCGGCTGGAGCCGGTGGCCCGGCGCACGGTGCGCCTCGTCCTGACCCCGACGGGGCAGGACCTGCTGCCCGGGCTCGTCGACCGCTTCGGCGTCCTGCGGCGCACCTACCGCGACGAGATCCGCCGCCACGAACGGCTCGACCGCTCCTACGACGCGCTCGCGGGCGCCCTCGACCGCTTGCGCGGGGAGGTGTCCCGCCGCCGGGCCGCGCTCCCAGGGCTCCCGGGGCTACCGGGGCTACCGGGGGTCCGGCGCCGGCGCCGCTGA
- a CDS encoding ABC transporter ATP-binding protein has translation MARIELKNIVKKYGDGFPAVNDVSLDIADGEFVILVGPSGCGKSTLLRMIVGLEDISDGDLLIDGERVNDLAPRDRDLAMVFQNYALYPHLTVGENIAFPLRLNHSKVPEAEVRERVQRAADMLELNEHLDRKPANLSGGQRQRVAMGRAIVRDAKAFLFDEPLSNLDAKLRGQMRTEIARMQRSLGTTTVYVTHDQTEAMTLGDRVAVLRKGVLQQVASPRELYEQPVNLFVAGFIGSPPMNFLPARVRGTTLQLPFCEVPRPEQVDGSYEGKLLIVGVRPEHFDDADVTDAPEAAVTFSAQVDVTEWLGNELYAYIPFEAADETREQLAELDRELDGESLRSQLVVTLDAMSGVRDGDTANLWFDPRRMHVFDPTTGVNLTRDEAKAVKIGEQSEALRKRSLERAQSAGARSPAHA, from the coding sequence ATGGCTCGCATCGAACTGAAGAACATCGTCAAGAAGTACGGTGACGGCTTCCCCGCCGTGAACGACGTCAGCCTCGACATCGCCGACGGCGAGTTCGTCATCCTCGTCGGCCCCTCCGGCTGCGGGAAGTCGACGCTGCTGCGGATGATCGTCGGGCTGGAGGACATCAGCGACGGGGACCTGCTCATCGACGGCGAGCGCGTCAACGACCTCGCCCCGCGCGACCGCGACCTGGCGATGGTGTTCCAGAACTACGCCCTCTACCCGCACCTGACGGTGGGCGAGAACATCGCCTTCCCGCTGCGCCTGAACCACTCCAAGGTGCCCGAGGCGGAGGTGCGCGAACGGGTCCAGCGCGCGGCGGACATGCTCGAGCTCAACGAGCACCTCGACCGCAAGCCCGCGAACCTGTCCGGGGGCCAGCGCCAGCGCGTCGCCATGGGGCGGGCCATCGTCCGCGACGCCAAGGCGTTCCTGTTCGACGAGCCGCTGTCGAACCTCGACGCGAAGCTGCGCGGGCAGATGCGCACCGAGATCGCCCGCATGCAGCGCTCGCTGGGCACGACGACGGTCTACGTCACGCACGACCAGACCGAGGCCATGACCCTCGGCGACCGGGTGGCGGTCCTGCGCAAGGGCGTCCTGCAGCAGGTGGCGAGCCCGCGCGAGCTGTACGAGCAGCCCGTCAACCTCTTCGTGGCCGGGTTCATCGGGTCCCCGCCGATGAACTTCCTGCCCGCCCGGGTGAGGGGCACGACGTTGCAGCTGCCGTTCTGCGAGGTGCCGCGGCCCGAGCAGGTCGACGGCAGCTACGAGGGCAAGCTGCTCATCGTGGGGGTGCGCCCGGAGCACTTCGACGACGCCGACGTCACCGACGCCCCGGAGGCGGCCGTGACGTTCTCCGCGCAGGTCGACGTGACCGAGTGGCTGGGCAACGAGCTGTACGCCTACATCCCGTTCGAGGCCGCCGACGAGACCCGCGAGCAGCTGGCCGAGCTGGACCGGGAGCTGGACGGGGAGAGCCTGCGCTCCCAGCTCGTCGTGACGCTGGACGCCATGAGCGGGGTGCGCGACGGGGACACCGCGAACCTGTGGTTCGACCCGCGGCGGATGCACGTGTTCGACCCGACGACGGGGGTGAACCTCACGCGCGACGAGGCGAAGGCCGTCAAGATCGGCGAGCAGTCCGAGGCGCTGCGCAAGCGGTCGCTGGAGCGGGCCCAGAGCGCCGGGGCCCGCTCCCCGGCCCACGCCTGA
- a CDS encoding ABC transporter permease subunit translates to MSAKEKTGWYVGALLIVLYAIVPVVYIVSMSLKSEAALSEKTFFPTNATWANYQGIFAGDGADLFLPALRNSIITCLVATFIAVVLAMFAAYAIARLDFPGKRVVLTSALAVAVFPVITMVTPLFNLWRQIGLYDTIPGLIIPYLALTLPISIWTMSAFFRGIPWDMEQAAQVDGATSWQAFRKVIVPLAAPGVFTTAIIAFFIAWNDFVFGISLTSTSDAQPVPAALSSFTGSSYFVQPTGAISAAAVIVTIPVVVLALVFQRRIVAGLTNGAVKG, encoded by the coding sequence ATGTCCGCGAAGGAGAAGACCGGCTGGTACGTCGGGGCGCTCCTCATCGTCCTGTACGCGATCGTGCCGGTGGTCTACATCGTCTCGATGAGCCTGAAGTCCGAGGCCGCGCTCAGCGAGAAGACGTTCTTCCCCACGAACGCGACCTGGGCCAACTACCAGGGCATCTTCGCCGGCGACGGGGCCGACCTGTTCCTGCCGGCGCTGCGGAACTCGATCATCACGTGCCTCGTCGCGACGTTCATCGCGGTCGTGCTGGCCATGTTCGCGGCCTACGCGATCGCGCGGCTGGACTTCCCGGGCAAGCGGGTCGTCCTGACGAGCGCGCTGGCCGTCGCGGTGTTCCCCGTCATCACGATGGTGACGCCGCTGTTCAACCTGTGGCGCCAGATCGGGCTCTACGACACGATCCCCGGTCTGATCATCCCCTACCTGGCCCTGACCCTGCCCATCTCGATCTGGACCATGTCGGCGTTCTTCCGGGGCATCCCGTGGGACATGGAGCAGGCCGCGCAGGTGGACGGGGCCACGAGCTGGCAGGCGTTCCGCAAGGTGATCGTCCCGCTCGCCGCCCCCGGGGTGTTCACCACGGCGATCATCGCGTTCTTCATCGCCTGGAACGACTTCGTGTTCGGCATCTCGCTGACCTCGACGTCGGACGCGCAGCCGGTCCCGGCGGCGCTGTCGAGCTTCACCGGGTCCAGCTACTTCGTCCAGCCGACGGGGGCGATCTCGGCCGCGGCCGTCATCGTCACGATCCCCGTCGTGGTCCTGGCGCTGGTGTTCCAGCGCCGCATCGTCGCAGGTCTCACCAACGGTGCCGTGAAGGGTTGA